The nucleotide sequence TCGACCAGCCAGGTGAAGTTGGGCAGGCTGTTCCAGATTTTCAGGCTGTCAACGTCACTGTTACCAAGCCGGAACAGGCTGTTCCCTTTCTGTCCTTCCAGCGTCAGGACGGGGTGGAAGGTGTCCGTTGCGTCCTCCGCAGGAAGTTTGACCGCAGAAACGAGGAAGGGGAGCAAGTTTTCGATGGGCGTTCCAGCAAACTGGACCGGGTTGTATTGGGGACCTGCGATCAGAATCAGTCCGCCCCCCTTTTCCCAGACGAATTCTCGCACGTTTTCGAGGGCTGCGTTGCCAAGTTGTTTGGGTGCGAGATCGCCCAGGATCAGGACGTCGAATCGAGCGAGGTCTTCCTTCTTCACGGGAAAGTGGGAAACGGCCGTGCGATCCTCGTCCGTATATTCGACGTCGGCTTCCTGCAGCAGTGTGCTCAGCTCGATCGATTTGTCCCGCTCCAGCAATTGTTTCAGGAAGCGGAATTCATACCGTGGACCGCTATCCGCCAGCAGCACACGAATCTTCTCTTCCCGTACGCTGACATGACGTGTTTCGGAGTTATTGGAACGATTCGACTCTTCTGGCTGCTGAGCAATTTCCAGCACATAATCGAACTCGCCTGCCACGCTCGACGCATACGACAGTTCGACCGCGGTGGTCTGTCCGTCCGGGGGAGCCGCCACGTCCTGCTGGGCCAGGACGGTATTGTCCCCCTCTTTGCGCAGTTGCAGGCTAAGCTTCTTTCCCGCGAATCCAAAGCTGCGCAGTTTGGCTCTGAAGATCATCGGATCGCCGACGAACGCGACGTCATCCACCAGCGTGTCGTAAAGATAAAGATCTTTCGCGGCGGCTTCACTTCCCAGTCCGACGATGTGAAGCTGAACACCCTTGCGTCGAGCGGACTCAGCGACGGTCGACAGTTTGTCGACGTCGGACACACTGGCGACACCGTCCGTAAACAGGACAATCGCAGCGGGGGGAACTCCGCGTAGATCGCCCAGTACCTTTTTCACTGCAGGAGCAGGGCGGGTCTGATCGCCGTCAGGTCGCAGGGTGGTCAGTTCGTGAAGTGCGGCAGAAAAGACTTCGGCTGCGGAAGGGGACTCAGTCGAATCGGGCGCGCCCCCCGTCTCAGGTCCGCTCAGGTCACTGGCGTCCAGAGGGTACGCGGTTTCTGCAAATCGGTAGAGCCGAACCTGGTGATCTTGTTGAAGCTCTTTCAGCATTCGCCCCTGGTCTCGCGTCAGCAGTTGCTGTGCGATTGCCAGTCGATGCATGTCGGTACCGGTGTTCTTCGCCAGTTCGTCCACGAGCCGCGTTGACTTTGAACCGGCGGGATACTGGTCCCGTAACGACATACTCGCGGACGAATCGACCATAACAGCGACAATGGGCAGGCCTGTTCGCTCGATCGTCAGGCTGAGTTCAGTCAGCAGAGCGAGGATCAGAGCGAAGACCGCCAGTCTGAGACCCGTCAGCAGGCTCCGGTTGACCCAGCCGACAGAGGTCGCTTCGCGGCGATAAATACTGACCACGAACACAACCACGATGACAGCACCGACCAGGACCGCCCATTGGGGTTCCGGCCAGTGCCAGTCGAATCTCCACGCTGTCCCTTCGCCCGGTCGAGGAGCACGCAGGCCAAGATACCACGCCAGAAATCGTTGAATTATGTCCATTAACACTGTTGTCGCGTAGGTGTTGGTCACACCGGAGCAGTGTCCGATGTGACCTGGCTGTCATTCAGAGATCCTTGAGCGTACAGAGAATCCCGCCGCGGTACGAGCGGCGGGATTGTGAAGGGGACACGACTACATGGAACCTTCTGCCCGGTTGGACCACCAGGGGAGACTGACACCCCCATCGATCGTGACCGTGCTGCCGGTCATATAGTCGGCGTCGTCACTCAGGATATAAGCCACGCCCTTGCCGATTTCGTCGGGGCGACCCAGTCGCTTCCAGGGAAGAGTCTGAGCGCCGGCGGCGATCTGTTCTTCGGTGAAGAACTTGCGCTCACCCGGTGTGTCGATCCAGCCTGGATGAACAATGTTGACTCGGATGCGGTGCGGTGCGAGTTCGATTGCGGCCGTGCGTGCCATGTGGTCGATCGCGGCCTTGGCCATGTTGTAGGCCATGGCGGTCGGGATGGGGATCACGGCATGAGGCGAACTGATCACCACAATCGAGCCACCCGAGTTTTGCTTGACCATCTGCAGTGCGGCGGCGCGAACACCGTAGAACGCGCCCCACATGCCGACGTCGATGGTTTTACGGAATCCTTCCAGATCCGCTTCGAGCATCAGTTGTCGGTCGGAGTAGACGGCGTTCGAAACGAACAGGTCAAGTTGTCCGAATGCTTTTGCCGTTTCGGCAACCATTTCTTCGACCCGTTCACGATTCGCGACATCCCCCTGAAGGGTGATGGCTTTGCCGCCAAATCCCCGAATCTCCTTGGCCACTTCTTCCGCTTCACCGGCGTGTGAGAAGTAGTTGATGGCGACATTCGCACCGGCCCGACCTAACTCAATCGCGCATCCGCGACCGATTCCTCGAGAAGCCCCGGTAACCAGAACATTCTTCCCCGACAGTTTCATCCCCACAACTCCCAATGCAACAACTAAGCGACGTGACCGGAGTACGTAATTTCTTCCGATCCGGATTGTCGCGGATTATTGCGCGGGATGCGAGAGATGCCACCTTCTTTCATCAAAGGGGCTGTTTTCAGAAACGCCTGACAGCGGGGCCTGTTGATCAGGCAAAGTCCATTGCGAACAGGTGGACCGAGCCCCGCCGAGAAGCCCCCGCGGGATCTCTTCATCGCTAGAGAAGGTTAGTGCCGCCGACATCGCTGCGTCAGCGTTCGAGCGTCGCGGAGCCGGCCTGCTGAATTTCGGAACGTTTATCCAGAACGGTCGCGACCGTCTGCTGAAACGCTTTGACGTTCGCGAAGCCTTCGGCCTTGTGGATGAAGTCCGCCTGCGGCGTCAGAAAAACTGTGCTGGGCAGTTTTTCAACGTGCAGCATTTTGACCACTTTCTTTTCCTTGTCGTAATCGAGGTAAACGGGGATAAATTGACTCTCAATCAGAGTCACGATCCGTTTATCGCTGAATGTTTCACGGTCGAGTTTGTGACAGAACGAGCACCAGGTCGCTCCGAAGACAATCATCAGCGGCTTGTTCTGCTCGATCGCGATCTTTTGAGCGGCCTGCAGATTTTTTTGCCACTTCACCTTTGGTGTTGCGACCTTCGACGGGGTTGCGACTTTCGAGGGGGCAGAGACCTTGGATGTCCCCGAGGTCTTGGGGGCGGCATCGGACAGACTTCCCGTGACTCCAACCAGCAGTCCGGCTCTAACGCAGTCCAAGCAGAATGTGCGACGATCCATGGGCCAACCTTCCAAAGTAGTCGGACATCTGTCACTGGCGATCACTACAGATCAATATCGGCGGTTCCGAACGGTTTACTGGCCTCCTTTTCATCGAATCCCGCGACAATTTGCGGTTTTTTCTCATGTTTCCTACGATTTCGGTGAGAGACTGCCTACTTGATTGAACAGATGGACTTGCGTAGTGACCTCGACACACCCCAATGATCCGTTGCATGGTGTAACGCTCGCCGTGATGCTCGAAAGGCTGGAGCGTGAATACGGCTGGGATGGGTTGGCTCAATTCATTCCGGTCCGCTGCTTCCTGTTCGATCCCAGTATGAACTCGAGCTTACGCTTCTTGCGGAAAACGCCCTGGGCTCGTGCCAAGGTCGAAGCGCTCTACCTGCGCACCGTGTCCGACGAAGCACCAAACGGGGAGAACAACCCGTCCTGATAAACTGGTGGATTTGTGCGTAACGATGCTGATTTGGGGTGTTTCGGGGTTTTCCGATGGTTGTGTCGATAGTACACTCTCGGCTATCCGCGCAGGGACCGCGTGCAGCGTCGTACTGAAGTTCGGTCATCGAAACAGGGGACGCACGGGAGGAATACGCAGGTCAGCGCGGATCAGTTCGACAAACGACAGGTCGAAGACGGTTGTATCGGAAGGGATGCCGTGAGGGTGACAAAACCACTTCGCTTAATTCATGCTGCGAATTTGCAGCTGGACTGCCCTTTGCGTGGACCGGGCACACTGAATGAGGATGTCCGCGAGATCGTGGAACTCGCCACGATCACCGCGTTCGATCGAATCATTGCCAAGTGTCTCGAAAAAGATGTCGAAGGATTGCTCATCACCGGCAACACGTTCGACGCCGGTTATCCCAGTCTCGCCGCAGAAGTCGCTCTTCGCGAAGGCTTCACGCGGCTGGCCGAACGTCAGATTCCCGTCTTCGTGACCCCGGGCCGCATGGACCCCGCTACGGCATGGCAAGAAATCCCCACACTGCCTGAGAATGTCAACCTTCTGCTGGAACCTCGCGAGGCCCCGGTGGAACTGATCGACAAAGGAAGGCTGCTGGCACTTCTCTTGCCCGTCACACCAGAGACATCCATCGAACCGGAAGAGCTGACACGCCTGCTGGGAGATCGGGGGGATCCGCAAAGTGGACGCCCGCTGGTGGTGGGGATGCTGATTTCCGATCGGTCGACCGACCGGCGCGATCGGCCGCGGCTGTCGACGACTCGCTTCGCTGCACTGGATTGCCTGCTGTGTCCTGCCGGAACGGACACCGAATCGCTCCCTCTGATTGACGGTCATGTCTTAGCACAGGCTGCACCGCAGGGAATGAGCGCGAGCGAAACCGGTATACGTGGCGTGACACTGCTGGAAGTCGACGGTCAGAAGAAGACGAAGCAGATCGCCATTCCCACGGCTCCTGTTCGCTGGGAATCCCTCGTGCAACTGGTGGATCATGTCAACAGCCGTGACGACTTGCTCGAACGGATGGTCGCACAACTGGAGCGACTGCCGCTGATCGAGGGCGAAAATGTCCGGATCATCGACTGGAAGCTCGATCGTGAATCGGGTGACGCACGAGGCTGGGAGACGGACGCGATGGCGGCCGATCTGGCATCGGCACTGACGGAACTGACCGACCAGTACGAAGGGCTGCGGTATGTCCATCGGGTGCGCCCGCTGGAACTGGACCTGACCATTATCGAACCGGCCCATCGTGAAGTGTTGACCGAGTATCTGCTGGCGTTGGAACGTCGGGCTCCTGCCAATCCCCAGGCTTTTTCACGGTGGATTACGGAAGCCCGAGTGGAAGAGGTCCTGAAGTCAACCCGGTGGGAAGAATGGGCCGAAGCGATTCCGACCGAGCAGGTGACTCAACTGGCACAGCAACTCGGCTGGAAATGGTGTTCGAATATCGGAAAGAAGTAGTCCGTGACCGACGCCGATATCCCGGCCCGGTGACAGACGGATTGAAGTGATGAAGAACGATGATTGGAACGAGAAAACCCAGGCGGCGGCAGCACTCACAGCGGGTGAGGTTCGTCTGAGCGGCCTGAATGAAAACGATGAAACAAGCTTAGATGAAACAAGTTTAGAGGTGTGACCCACCTGCGTTGGTTGAGCGAATTCCGTGTAACGCTGCGTCAACACACTGCCTCATTCATCGCCGTGAGAGAAAACACTGATGCGGATCACTGGGATTGAGATCGAACGATTCGGCGTCTGGCAAGATTACCAGCAGCCTTTGAATCGCGAAGGACTGACCGTCTTTTACGGCCCCAACGAAGCGGGTAAGACCACGCTGCTGCGATTCATTCGTGGTGTGCTTTACGGTTTTCCTCCGGACGAACAACTGACGGGCCTCAAGAAAAAAGCACGTCGCGAAGCACAGTCGGGGCTCTTGCGTGTCGAACACCGATCAAACCAGTACGAGATTCGACGAACGGGCTATGGTGAGGATTCCGGCATTCTGTCCGTCAATGGGATCCCCAATGGCGAATCCACCTCCGCCTTCATGGAAGAATTGCTCGCCTCAACGGATGAAAAGCTGTTCGAATCGGTTTTCGCTGTCGGACTTCCCGAACTTCAGCAGTTTGCCACGCTGACCGCTGATCAGGTTGGTGACCATCTTTACGGCATGACCCTGGGACCTCAGGGACGCGTGCTGATGGAACTTCCCAACCGCGCAAACCAGGAACTCAATCGGTTACTGACTGCCAACGGTGATTCCGTCATCGCACAACTGTTGAAACGTCGCGAAGAACTGTCACGGCAGACGGGAAGCACCGCCCGGCAGCGCGATCGATACCGAGAACTGCTGCGTAAAAAATCGGAACTCGACGAACGGGTGGTCAAGCAGCGGAGTCGGCAGACAGAGCTTCAGGCCAAGATCCGGGGTTACGGGCATCTGGAAAAGGTCCATCCACCCTGGTCGCGCTGCCGGGAATATCGGCATGAACTCAATCAGCTTCCTGACTTCAGCGCCTTTCCTGCGGACGGAGTGACACGCCTTGAGCGGCTTGAAATGGACATCAACTCGGCTGTCCGTTCCCGTGAGTCGCTTTTGGCAGAAGTCTCACAGATCAATCAGAAGCTCGCTTCGATTCGCATTGATCCTGAAATCCGACGGTTCTCGGGGGCCATCCAGATCCTCGTCGAACAGCGGGCCCTGACGAAGGACGTCGAGCCGCGGGTTCACGAACTCGAGGCAGAGGCCGCGAAGCAGCAGCAGGTCTTAAATGGTCTGCTCACGAATCTGGGTTCGCACTGGACGATGGAGCGGCTGGATGCGGTGCAGGATTCTCCGGAAGCCACGGCGCTGTTCATCAAAACGGCTCGTGATTACGAATCGATCGGGACGAAAACCCGTCGGATGCAGCGCCGATATCGCAAGGCAAATGGCCTGAATCGCGACAAGGAAATGGCACTGCGAACGGAACTTCAGGAGCATGGAGTTCCGGCTGAATCCTTGAATGAATCAATCGATGTTGCACAGAAGCGATTCGAGGGACTTGTCGATCTCGGTCGGTGGCATTCCAAAGAGACACAGCTCGAACACCAGACCTTCGGGATCGATGAACAACTCGAACGTCTGCACGATCGCCATGGCATCCCCAACTGGATTTATGGAATTCTGGCGTGGTTCACCATCGCCGGATTCGCCCTGTTTGTCGCGGGGGCCTATGCCGCCGTTTATACCGGCTGGCTGGTGGGTCTGATCTTCATCGTCCTGTCGGTTTTCGCCGGGGCCACCGCCTGGGCCTTCCGAACGCACTTTGAGCACCATCTGCAGGAACAGGTCTCTCAACTGCGCGATCAGCGCCGCGAAATTGAGACCAATCGCTGGACCATTCTCCGTCACATTCAGACCTTCATTGATCAGAATGGATTACGTCCCTGGGTCGGGGCGGAAGTGGCACCGCAGCAGTTCGCCAGTGGAGAGCTACTGGCGAAGGCATCACGCCGAACTGCCGATCTGGAACGGGTGCAGCGCGAGTACACCCAGGTGCTGCAGCTCCGGCGCAGGCTGAGTGCATTCCGCGGAAAGTTGCAGATTCAGCAGCGGGAACTCGCAAACGCCCGGAAAAACTGGTGTCAGGCTCTCTCGAACCTTGGTTTGGATGAGACCGTCAATGTCGATGCCGCCATCGAACACTGGAAACAAGTCATCGTCGCCCGCGACCGGCGGAAGAAACATCTCGCGGTTGTGGAGCAGTCTCGCGAAATTCGCCGGTCCTTCGATCGATTCCAGAAGCAGGTCGAAGAGCTGGGCCACCGCATGCAGCGACCGTCGCTGAACTACTCGAATCCGTCCGAAGTGGTCGATCTATGGGAAACGGAGCTGCGAACCGCTCGTGAACTTGTCCATGAACGGTCGCAGCTGCGAAAACTGCATGTTCAACGACGGCGGGAAGCGGTCGACTTTCAGCGCAAGATCGATGTGCTGACCAAGAATCACGATGCCTTGCTGGCGCTGGCTGGGGTCACGCATCGTTCTCAGTTAGAGCATCGGCTGGAACTGATGGAACGTCGTAAGAAGGTCGAATCCCTGCTGGAACAGTCGACGCGCGAGCTCGAGCATCTGGTGCAGTCCAACCCGGACCTGGCTGTCGTTGAAGAAGATCTCTTGAGGTACAACCCCAAGGACGCAGCCGCACTGATCAAGCAGTTCAATGACGAACATGATGAGCTGGACCGGCTTCTTCAGCAGACGTTCGAGCAAATCGGAACGATCAAGCAGGAATCGAAACAGCTCGAACAGGACCGACGCGGCACCCGCATTCGGCGAGAGCTGGCACAGGTGGAATCAGAACTGCATTCGGCATGGCATACCTGGTTCGCCGCGTCGTTGTCGGAAGAAGCGATCGAGGAAGTGGCGGCTCAGTTCGAGCAGGCCAACCAGCCCGAAATGCTGGCAGCCGCAATCCCATTCCTGCAGAAGCTGACACTTGGAAAGTATCACCACCTCTGGACGCCGCTCGGTCGAAAGCAGCTTTTCGTCGATGATGACAAGAACGAGTCACGGCCAGCGGAACGCTTGAGCGGCGGAACGCGCGAGCAATTGTTCCTGTCGATCCGCCTGGCGATGGTGAAAGCCTTTGCGAAGAATGGCATCGATCTGCCGATGGTGCTGGACGATGTGACTGTGAACTTCGACCAGGACCGGTCTGAAGCGGCGGTCGACACGTTACTGGACTTCACACGCGACGGTCAGCAACTGCTGGTCTTCACCAGTCACCTGCACTACGCTCAACTCTTCGAGAAGCGAGGCGTTAAGCCGATCTATCTTCCTTCGCGGCATCCCACGGGGGGAGTCGTTGAAGAGCGTCGAGCCGGGTGAGTGATTGCAGGATTCACGGGCCCGAGATTCGGGTCCTGTACAGGCTGATCTCGTTTGGAACGACCCCTAAAAACGAAAAACAGGAGCGAGGCAGTTATTGCCTTGCTCCTGTTTTTCGTTGTTTCAAGGGGTTTGTCAGCTTTGCGGCCGGTTCGCAGTCAGCACGTCCGCGGTACTCGCCGCAAAACGCACAAAAGTCCGACGCAGCCGAACACCCCGAGTATCAGCCAACCGGGCTTAACCCCCGGTGATGGCAGGCACTACCTCAGTGTGATCACACACCCAGCTTGCGTCGGCGGGCTTTGCGGGCCTTCGAGCTGGCAGGACGTGAACCGTGGTTGGCCTTGTTGACCTTGCGAGTATTCTTCGCCATTTTTGCTTCCTTTGTGTTGAGACGGCGAACAATGCCGCACGTTGTCATTTTGGTTCGAGAAACCGCACCAGAATTTCTGTTCGGTTCCGGCCGAAAGTGGCCAAATATTATACCAGAACAGCCTCGTACACAACGCGGCACCCGAAAGCAGCCTGCGTTCTGTGGAAGCTTGTCCGAGATCTCGTTTCAACGGAAGAAATCGAAGGCCTGACAAACTGGCGGAATGAGTGGCTCTCCCTGCCAGTTCGCGGCGTCACAATTACTTACCGTACTTCTGCTTACGGATCTTGCGTCGCTTGATCTTCCAGCGACGATCTCGTTTCTGCTTCGTCGTCAACTTCACTTGTTTCATGTCGAACCCCTTATGGGACTAATGCCAATGTGCCGGCAATGGCCGGATTATTCGAGCCCGAGAAGATAGCAGCACATCCTGATTTCGGAAAGTGTGGACGCACCCTCGGCGAGGGATTATCGGCTACAACGGGTAAACTCACTTGCAAAATCATGCTGCGTGACGTTCACCCCGGCATTTCGCCTTCGCGTTTTTCGGTGTCGCCTGCCTTCAGTACAACGCTGCCTCCGGTCGATGTGGTTCCGCCTGTAGCTATCTGGTGACAGGCAGGGATGCGGCGTGAGGTCACACGTACTTCGGGATTTTCGGTTCCGGAACTTCGTCCAGCAGCCGGGCGACCACCGATTCCGGCGTCATTCCTTCCGCCTGAGCCTGAAAATTCGTGGCCAGGCGATGACGGAGCACTGGAATCGCGACCCGGCGGATGTCGTCGATGGACACACTCGGGCGTCCGTCCATCGCGGCCAGCGCTTTGCCGCCGGAAATGAGGAACTGTCCGGCGCGGGGACCGGCTCCCCAGTCGACCAGCTCGCGAACGAACTTCGGAGCGCTTTCATCGAGCGGCCGTGTCGCCCGGACCAGGCGAGCCACATAGTTGACCGTCAGGGGGCCGATTTCGATCGCGTGGATCTGCTTCTGCAGGTACAGAATCGATTTCGCGGAAAGAACTTTGCGAACTTCCTGACGTTCGGTCGAGTTCGCGGCATGCAGAATCTGCTCTTCTTCCGCCAGATTCGGGTAGTCGACTTTCACGTTAAACATGAAACGGTCGAGCTGTGCTTCCGGGAGAGGATACGTTCCTTCCTGCTCGATCGGGTTTTGTGTCGCAATAACGAAGAACGGTTCGGGAAGGCGATACGTCATCTGGCCGACCGTGACTTCCTTTTCCTGCATCGCCTGCAAGAGGGCCGCCTGGGTCTTGGGGGGCGTACGGTTGATTTCGTCCGCCAGCAGCACGTTGGTGAAGACCGGGCCTTCGACAAAACGAAACTCGCGGCGTCCCGCATCGTTTTCGTCGAGCACATTGGTGCCGGTGATGTCGGAGGGCATCAGGTCGGGAGTGAACTGGATCCGCTTGAACTGGACATCCAGAATTTGAGCAATCGTCGAGACGGTCAGTGTCTTCGCCAGACCGGGGACACCCACCAGCAGGCAATGCCCCCCTGTGAAAATGGCCGCGAGAATCTGCTCGATCACGGCATCCTGGCCGACGATGACCTTGTGTAATTCTTCGATCATCAATTCGCGATGTTTCCGAAACCGCTCCAGAAATTCGTCGAAATCCGGTTTCTTTTCAGCCAAGGCAGGCCCTTTCCTACTCGCAAATCAGTCACGACACCGGTCAGCCGGCCCGAATCACGCATCAATTGATGCGGGTTGTTTCCCGAACAGGGAAATCTCAGCATCCTTTGTCTTTCACACACAGTCCACTGTACGGTACGTGAATGAAGATGAAAAGTTGTGGATCGGGATTGTCGAGACTTCCGGGCGGGACTTTCTCTGGTAGCATACAGGGGCTTGTCAGCCAGGAAGGCCGGGTCGCATCGCTTCGTGCTGCCGCAAACAGTTGACGCTGTTTCAACAGGCCGGAACGGATGCAGGTTACTTGAGGGAGGTCCAGGGATGGACATGCTTGTCGTGCGTGGAGGTCGCCCCCTGCGTGGTCGCGTTCGGGTGAGTGGAGCCAAAAACGCCGCTCTGCCGATCATGGCTGCGGCCCTGGTCGCCGAAGGGACTTCCGTTCTGCACGGTGTTCCCGATCTGGTTGACGTCACTACCCTCTCAAGTGTGCTCCGTTCGCTGGGGATGTCGGTCGATCGTCGCCCTGACGGGGCGTTAGCCCTGACTGTGTGTGACGAGCAGCGTTGTCTGGCGGACTATGAACTTGTCAGGCGAATGCGTGCCAGTGTCTGTGTCCTGGGACCGCTGCTCGGTCGGCGAGGTCGTGCCTGCGTCTCGCTGCCGGGAGGGTGCAACATCGGGCACCGGCCGATTGATCTTCATCTGAAGGGGCTGCGGGCGCTGGGGGCCCAGATCACGATCGACCGCGGATATGTCTTCGCTCGGGCTGACAAGCTGACTGGTGCCGATATCTATCTGGGGGGCTCGTTCGGCAGTACGGTCACTGGTACGTGCAACGTCATGTGTGCCGCTGTTTTCGCTCACGGAACGACGACCATTTCTGCCGCCGCATGTGAACCGGAAGTCGTCGATCTGGGACGGTACCTGAACGCCATGGGGGCGAAAATCGAAGGGCTGGGAACTCCGTTTTTACGCATCGAGGGGGTCTCTCATCTCTCGGCAGTGGAACACACGGTGATCCCGGATCGAATTGAAGCGGCCACGCTACTGATCGCAGGGGCCATTTCCGGGGGCCGATTGCAGATCGAAAACCTCGATCCGACCCATCTCGCGGCGGTCATTGATGCACTCCGCACAATCGGGATTATGGTCGAGACGCATGACAGAACGGCGATTGTCACCGCCCCCGAGAGACTGCGGCCGCTCGATATCACAGCGCTCCCCTATCCTGGCATCCCCACGGACGTCCAGGCTCAGTTCACGGCCCTGCTCTCGCTAGCAGAAGGAATCAGCATTGTTACGGACAAGGTCTTTCCCGACCGGTTCATGCACATTCCTGAACTGATGCGAATGGGGGCGAATGTGCGCCGTGAAGGGGCCAGCTCGATTGTCAGCGGAACTCCGAATCTCACCGGTGCCTGCGTGATGGCGTCTGACTTGCGGGCGAGCGCCGCTCTTTTGCTCGCGGCACTCGCAGCAGACGGAGAATCCGTGATTCGACGGGTTTATCATCTCGATCGGGGCTATGAACGTCTCGAGAACAAGCTGAATCAGGTGGGGGCCGATATCCGCCGGGTGAACGATCAGCCGGACAACATGCCCGCCAGCCTGCAGCTTTCCGAGGACGAACAGCAGCCGCTGGCCCTGGATTCCAGCGATTCACCCCCACCCCCCAAGTTCCTGTCTCGCAAGGATGCCACGGTTCCGCAACCGCAGTAAGCGAACGGGTCAGTCAGCGCCACACCGAACGGAATGCGGGTGATACCGCAAGTCGGGGCCGGGGCGGCGAACGCTTCCCAGCTGCGGGACTCGTCCGCAAGGGGTATCGACCGATGGCGTTCCGGAAACGACGAAGGGATGTCACCGGCATTGCCGATGACATCCCTTCGAGCATACGGACTCGTGTCGAGCGAAACCATCTGGTGAGCAGTTCTTCCAGACTATCCTTTGAGTCGTTCTCGCCAGGCGGCGACTTGCGTTTGCACTGCGACTCGACCGCCGCTGCCGTGGCTGGAAAGGCGCGCGACGACGTTCTGAACGCCAACGTAGTCTGACACACCTGCTTCGATCTTGTCACAGGCCTGCTGTAGTTCGGCGAGGGTCAGGTCGGCGAGCTTACACTTCTTCGACTCACACAGCCGGACCAGTTTCCCCACGACTTCGTGACCGGTTCGCATGGGAACGCCCCGTCCGATGAGGTATTCCATCAGCGTGGTGGCATCCAGGAATCCTTCCTCAAGCCGCGCGTTGATGGTTTCAACCTGCAGGCGGGCTCGCCGGACGATGTTCGGTGCCAGTTCCAGACAGGCCTGGACGGTGTCGAGTGCATCGAAGAAGGCGAGCTTGTCTTCCTGGAGATCGCGGTTGTAGGCCAGGGGGAGCCCCTTCAGAAGCGTCAGAATCTGGGTGACGTCGGCGATCACGCGAGCGGACTTACCGCGAATCAGCTCCAGCACATCGGGATTCCGCTTCTGCGGCATGATCGATGAACCGGTCGTATACGCGTCGGGCAGTTTGAGGAAGCCGAATTCCGTCGTGCACCACAGGATCCATTCCTCGGCCCAGCCACTCAGGTGAACGGCAATCAGTGACAGGTCGAAGATCGATTCGGCGAGATAATCCCGGTCGCTCGAGACGTCCAGGCTGTTTGCGGCAACGGCGATGGAACAGGTGTCCGTCGCTGCGGTACCAGTGAAGCCGAGCAGCTTTGCCGATTCGTCGCGATCGATGGGAAGGGATGTACCGGCAAGGGCGGCAGCGCCCAGTGGCAGGACGTTGACTCGTTTCAGGCAGTCAGCAATTCGCTCGCGATCG is from Schlesneria sp. DSM 10557 and encodes:
- a CDS encoding 50S ribosomal protein bL37, with protein sequence MAKNTRKVNKANHGSRPASSKARKARRRKLGV
- a CDS encoding exonuclease SbcCD subunit D, which translates into the protein MTKPLRLIHAANLQLDCPLRGPGTLNEDVREIVELATITAFDRIIAKCLEKDVEGLLITGNTFDAGYPSLAAEVALREGFTRLAERQIPVFVTPGRMDPATAWQEIPTLPENVNLLLEPREAPVELIDKGRLLALLLPVTPETSIEPEELTRLLGDRGDPQSGRPLVVGMLISDRSTDRRDRPRLSTTRFAALDCLLCPAGTDTESLPLIDGHVLAQAAPQGMSASETGIRGVTLLEVDGQKKTKQIAIPTAPVRWESLVQLVDHVNSRDDLLERMVAQLERLPLIEGENVRIIDWKLDRESGDARGWETDAMAADLASALTELTDQYEGLRYVHRVRPLELDLTIIEPAHREVLTEYLLALERRAPANPQAFSRWITEARVEEVLKSTRWEEWAEAIPTEQVTQLAQQLGWKWCSNIGKK
- a CDS encoding VF530 family DNA-binding protein codes for the protein MLERLEREYGWDGLAQFIPVRCFLFDPSMNSSLRFLRKTPWARAKVEALYLRTVSDEAPNGENNPS
- a CDS encoding thioredoxin family protein, whose protein sequence is MDRRTFCLDCVRAGLLVGVTGSLSDAAPKTSGTSKVSAPSKVATPSKVATPKVKWQKNLQAAQKIAIEQNKPLMIVFGATWCSFCHKLDRETFSDKRIVTLIESQFIPVYLDYDKEKKVVKMLHVEKLPSTVFLTPQADFIHKAEGFANVKAFQQTVATVLDKRSEIQQAGSATLER
- a CDS encoding SDR family NAD(P)-dependent oxidoreductase, whose product is MKLSGKNVLVTGASRGIGRGCAIELGRAGANVAINYFSHAGEAEEVAKEIRGFGGKAITLQGDVANRERVEEMVAETAKAFGQLDLFVSNAVYSDRQLMLEADLEGFRKTIDVGMWGAFYGVRAAALQMVKQNSGGSIVVISSPHAVIPIPTAMAYNMAKAAIDHMARTAAIELAPHRIRVNIVHPGWIDTPGERKFFTEEQIAAGAQTLPWKRLGRPDEIGKGVAYILSDDADYMTGSTVTIDGGVSLPWWSNRAEGSM
- a CDS encoding AAA family ATPase, coding for MRITGIEIERFGVWQDYQQPLNREGLTVFYGPNEAGKTTLLRFIRGVLYGFPPDEQLTGLKKKARREAQSGLLRVEHRSNQYEIRRTGYGEDSGILSVNGIPNGESTSAFMEELLASTDEKLFESVFAVGLPELQQFATLTADQVGDHLYGMTLGPQGRVLMELPNRANQELNRLLTANGDSVIAQLLKRREELSRQTGSTARQRDRYRELLRKKSELDERVVKQRSRQTELQAKIRGYGHLEKVHPPWSRCREYRHELNQLPDFSAFPADGVTRLERLEMDINSAVRSRESLLAEVSQINQKLASIRIDPEIRRFSGAIQILVEQRALTKDVEPRVHELEAEAAKQQQVLNGLLTNLGSHWTMERLDAVQDSPEATALFIKTARDYESIGTKTRRMQRRYRKANGLNRDKEMALRTELQEHGVPAESLNESIDVAQKRFEGLVDLGRWHSKETQLEHQTFGIDEQLERLHDRHGIPNWIYGILAWFTIAGFALFVAGAYAAVYTGWLVGLIFIVLSVFAGATAWAFRTHFEHHLQEQVSQLRDQRREIETNRWTILRHIQTFIDQNGLRPWVGAEVAPQQFASGELLAKASRRTADLERVQREYTQVLQLRRRLSAFRGKLQIQQRELANARKNWCQALSNLGLDETVNVDAAIEHWKQVIVARDRRKKHLAVVEQSREIRRSFDRFQKQVEELGHRMQRPSLNYSNPSEVVDLWETELRTARELVHERSQLRKLHVQRRREAVDFQRKIDVLTKNHDALLALAGVTHRSQLEHRLELMERRKKVESLLEQSTRELEHLVQSNPDLAVVEEDLLRYNPKDAAALIKQFNDEHDELDRLLQQTFEQIGTIKQESKQLEQDRRGTRIRRELAQVESELHSAWHTWFAASLSEEAIEEVAAQFEQANQPEMLAAAIPFLQKLTLGKYHHLWTPLGRKQLFVDDDKNESRPAERLSGGTREQLFLSIRLAMVKAFAKNGIDLPMVLDDVTVNFDQDRSEAAVDTLLDFTRDGQQLLVFTSHLHYAQLFEKRGVKPIYLPSRHPTGGVVEERRAG